In Drosophila ananassae strain 14024-0371.13 chromosome 3R, ASM1763931v2, whole genome shotgun sequence, the DNA window CCATTTCCCAGGTCCGCATCGATTTCTTCGAGACAGTTCAGAATCTTCTGCAAGAACGGGTAATGAAGTTTTATAATGAGAAGGCTCAAATGATTCAAGCCAGTTTCCGAGGCTGGAAAACGCGCCAGTACCTCCACGATTTCCAGGGAATGAAGGTGCTACGACTACAGTACGCCGAGGATCTTCTTAGTCAACTGGCAAGGAGTCTGTGGAAAATAAAGCATGAACACAAGCTGCCTGGAGTTTATTCACTGCGCGAGTCAGCGTATGTTTAACAAATAATAGTTCTTTAGAGCTTCTGAGTGCATAGactaaaatttaaatggatCGTTTCAGCCTTCTGAGCCGTATTGAGGACTTGTCATGGTCCTTCGGCTTCCGCTTCCACAATGGTCGAGTGCGAGCGGCCATCGCCGCGAAGAGGTCTTATATCAACGACAAGCGCCAAGAGTTCAGATCTGCGCAAAGATACTTCAAATCACCATATCCGGGTCCGGACGCAGAGGCCATAATATTTGGGGAGGGCGTGGTAAACAAGAATATTTGTACTGCCGGACAGCGCACCTTCATGGTGTATGACAACTCCTTCAGGGACCGGCACATTAGAAAGATTTACGAGAAGTTCGCAGCCAGTAAGTCCCGTATTTAATCGCTTTGAGAAAAATAAACGTAACTTTTCGTGGCTTTAGGGCGGCGGAACAGCATGCAGGCAAATCAGGAGAACATTCGGGCCTTGTTCTGTAGGGACTTGGTCAGGCGAATGATCAAAAAGCGTTTAGTAGCACGGAATGCAGAGAAAATAACAATGCGGCAGTTTCTGGATGATCTCTTAGCAAAATCCAGAGAATAAAATTGCGATGGCTCCCTAACTGACGGAGGATGGCTCACGTCTCTAAGGCTCCATAGTTCTGGACGAACATTTGCCTTGGTGGATGGGCGACCAGAACTAGAGACCCTGGTGGGTCTTCCATTTTAAATTTCGTTCACTGTATTTCCACAACGCTACCCACAACGCATATATGTATTAAAATATTCATGAATCTGGTATGGTATTTGGATTTTATAGGTGAGTTGAAAGTTAGTGATCTGTGTGATTTATTACGACAAGAAAATATGAGGAGGGAAATTCTTTCACTTACATATAGAAGTCTAAATAAAAACGTCTTCCGTGCAGATACGAGCTCCCCTTGACCATTAAAATGCCCCTAGACACTAACAGACATTCTCCATAGCCATCAGTCACAAAATTTCACAAATTCCTCGACATAAAACAGACTCTGCCCCGCAAGAGCGTCCTCTGAAaagcttaaattttttttaatgtcaaGGCAACAAAAATTGAGGAAAACGAATTCCAGTTTCTTTTGTGCGAGTGCGTTTTTAGCAGCTCACAATTTATTTGCAAACATTTATTATAGTTACTTTTGTTTTATTCGCCTTGAGTACTTTCGCTTGCGGAAATGTAGGGGTCACTTTTTATGCCGCATTGTTTTACGGTCGCGTTGTGGCTTGGTAATGAAATGCCCCGTCATAAAGATGGCGGGCCAAGGCTGATAAGGCCGGCAGAGGGCGGGGACTCTAAAGGACTTCAAGCTGGAGGACAAATTAGTTTAAAGATAAGTGGGTTACACAATTTCGTGTTGCATACTTTGTGGCATTAAGTGGCTGTCTTGATTAGTCCGTCGAGATGGCAAACACAATCAAGCATCAGCACCAGACTGCACGTGAAAATGTTTAACAGCTGTCGAAGGAAGAAAGGATAGGGTGGAGCGCCCAGGCGGAGGAGGCGGCGGTGGAGGATTAAAGGTAAATAGCGTGAAGCCACTCCTCATGGGAATTGCAGGCGGGCTTAAAGGCATCTCCGCAATGCTCCTTTGGCCAAGTGCACAGTAAATACCAAAGCAATTTCCACTGCAAAATTGACAAGCACCAAACCGCAACACGAGCCCGAGGTGCTGAAGTGGATTGGCTCCAACTGAGATGGCCACGGTGCTGCTCCTGCCAGTAACTTCTACCTTCGGGCTCTCACAATCTAAGCTGAGCCGCAAGcacaaatgaatttttccTTCTGCTCTTCGTCTTCTTCGAACTCCGTCTGTTTATTTGCCTTTTTAGCCATTTTTGTTGGCCTTTACACACGAATGCAATTAAGCCGACTGAACTGAGCCCATAACCCACAACAAactgtatttaaaaaaatcaaaggtTTACGGGATTTCTATTTACCACTCGATGGAATCAACAGCTTCTGTCCAGCTTTGTATTAGAAGGTTGATACCTCTTAGCTCTTTCTTTAAATATGTAGCTAAGACCATCTAAGGGATGGCACCTAAGTATATCTTTTGAGTTCTTATTTTGtaaatcctttttttaaattttatttggaTATTGAGGAACAATTTTCAAtgaacacaaaaacaaaacgttTATGGTTAAAGCATGTGCACATGACTTAACAATTTTCTATAATGATCACATCAGCTTCCATCAACGTACTAATCGTACTTAAACTCTTAGGAACCCTAAAATTTCATTCACATAAGTATTTTGCTGCCAAACTGACCATTAAACGAACGCACAAAGGATTCCAATTAGAGGTCGAAGCGAGCGGCCAAGGCAAGCCAGAAAACCTCGAACCATTTCCTTAACCCTAATCTTAATTATGCAAAAAACGAGGCCATGTGCGAAAACTAACAGAAATGGACCAAATGGGTAACCCAATTCGACAATAAACTAACACCAAACGGCTCGGCCTGAGAGCTACCAAGTGCTTGGGTCATCAAAATGTGTCAGGCCGGTCGATCCATGCAAATTTCAAACTTAATCATGGGACATAATATTGCGAATGCCCGGACCGGCCAAGAGGGGGTCATCCAGCCAGCCGGCCATCCCAGCCAAGTGACCCTGCGAAATGTCCGTTTATCAAATGGCCAGCACAACAACAGCTGTTCGCTTTGAAATAGTTTTCACCCCACCCGCTTTCCTCTCCCATGGCTGTCAAATGAGATTAAAATAAGCTCTTCCGTCAATCGACATCGACTTGGACTGCTGCTCGATGCTCGTATATATTTCCCACATGACAATAGCCGACCCTTCGACCAACGCCGCCCCTCAGCTCCTTACCCCAGATCCTCTCGCAATATAATGGGCCAAGCGAATTTATAGCAATTGTGCACTAAAAGGGTTTTATCCACGCACAACAGCTTGACCAATAAAGCAA includes these proteins:
- the LOC26515523 gene encoding uncharacterized protein LOC26515523, whose protein sequence is MILPYTQIGNASKLSMYIKLDEEGSQQCENMEESVIESASGPDPHIGPAWRIHFALLEYKQFKAARTIQRFIRGFLTRKKVIRENEAATMIAKWWRGYKVRIDFFETVQNLLQERVMKFYNEKAQMIQASFRGWKTRQYLHDFQGMKVLRLQYAEDLLSQLARSLWKIKHEHKLPGVYSLRESALLSRIEDLSWSFGFRFHNGRVRAAIAAKRSYINDKRQEFRSAQRYFKSPYPGPDAEAIIFGEGVVNKNICTAGQRTFMVYDNSFRDRHIRKIYEKFAARRRNSMQANQENIRALFCRDLVRRMIKKRLVARNAEKITMRQFLDDLLAKSRE